One genomic segment of Deltaproteobacteria bacterium HGW-Deltaproteobacteria-18 includes these proteins:
- a CDS encoding response regulator, producing the protein MRILIVEDDISGVMLLRKILYNYGEIADVNDGPKAIEAFEKAWNEGNPYNLIFLDIMMPSMSGQDVLSTIRKKETEMRLPQLKEVKVIITSALDSVDSVSQAFNEGRASAYLVKPILKHHVLEEINKLGFV; encoded by the coding sequence ATGAGAATCTTGATTGTTGAAGATGATATTTCAGGCGTCATGTTATTACGTAAAATTTTATACAATTATGGCGAAATAGCTGACGTAAATGATGGACCTAAAGCTATAGAAGCATTCGAAAAAGCTTGGAATGAAGGTAATCCATACAATCTTATTTTTTTAGACATTATGATGCCGAGCATGAGCGGACAAGATGTCCTATCCACAATCAGAAAAAAAGAAACTGAAATGCGACTACCTCAACTCAAAGAAGTTAAAGTTATCATAACATCCGCTCTCGACAGCGTTGATAGTGTCAGCCAGGCCTTCAACGAAGGCAGAGCTTCCGCATATTTAGTGAAGCCGATACTCAAACATCATGTCTTGGAAGAAATAAACAAGCTCGGATTCGTTTGA